One genomic segment of Misgurnus anguillicaudatus chromosome 25, ASM2758022v2, whole genome shotgun sequence includes these proteins:
- the LOC129425509 gene encoding stomatin yields MMSSHGEMSLNKIGPAANEETDKNNINQSDADHPSSSGFCGHFLSFFSFLLILLTFPVSVWGCMKIVQEYERAVIFRLGRLLGGAKGPGLFWINPCVDTFRKVDLRTVSFDIPPQEVLTKDSVTILVDAVVYYRIFNPTVSITKVENANQATQMLAQTTLRNMLGTKSLADILKDREEMSEQMEAVLYAASKNWGIKVERVELKDVKLPPSLQRAMAAEAEATREARAKVIAAEGEMNASRALKEAANVMSESPSALQLRYMQTLTEIASEKNSTVVFPVPVDLISHFMRR; encoded by the exons ATGATGTCTTCTCACGGTGAGATGTCACTTAACAAAATTGGACCTGCAGCAAATGAAGAGACtgataaaaataacattaaccaGTCAG ATGCAGATCATCCCAGCAGCTCTGGGTTTTGTGgacactttctttctttcttttcattcCTTCTTATTCTTCTTACATTTCCGGTCTCCGTGTGGGGTTGTATGAAG ATTGTCCAGGAATATGAAAGAGCTGTTATTTTTCGTTTGGGACGACTCCTTGGAGGTGCTAAAGGACCTG gtTTGTTCTGGATTAATCCATGTGTGGATACATTCCGAAAGGTTGATCTGAGGACAGTGTCTTTTGACATTCCACCTCAAGAA GTGCTGACCAAAGACTCAGTGACTATCTTGGTGGATGCTGTGGTCTACTACAGAATCTTTAATCCCACTGTTTCAATAACTAAAGTAGAGAATGCAAATCAGGCCACACAGATGCTGGCACAGACCACTTTACGAAACATGCTGGGTACTAAGAGCCTGGCAGACATCTTAAAAGACCGTGAGGAGATGTCAGAACAGATGGAG GCTGTGCTTTATGCCGCATCCAAGAATTGGGGTATTAAAGTGGAAAGGGTAGAGCTTAAGGATGTCAAACTGCCCCCATCTCTGCAGAGAGCAATGGCAGCTGAAGCAGAGGCTACCAGAGAGGCACGGGCCAAG GTGATAGCAGCAGAGGGAGAAATGAATGCCTCACGTGCTCTGAAGGAGGCGGCAAATGTGATGTCAGAGTCTCCATCAGCCCTCCAGCTACGCTATATGCAGACACTGACGGAAATCGCTTCAGAAAAAAATTCGACTGTGGTCTTCCCTGTTCCTGTGGATCTCATATCTCATTTCATGAGGAGGTGA
- the lipib gene encoding lipase member H yields MLLWCFLGLVSIFMLCKGQDSECDNFTDLNFHESFIGTSLYVRLLLYTRANLDCGHEMPHHNLTLEPLFDVNRPTKFVIHGYRPTGAPPIWINHIVHLLAAQEDMNILVVDWNRGAANLNYFTAVANSHHTAANITGFIESMEKEGASLDSIHLIGVSLGAHVAGFIGAMLGGRVGRITGLDPAGPMFAGVSPEERLDPTDAQFVDVLHTDMNSFGLRGTHGHIDFYANGGLDQPGCPRTIFSGKSYFVCDHQRSVFLYLCALNHTCNLMAYPCSSYTDFLNGQCLQCETFKPASCPVLGYNMSQWRDTLLSLGQTRVFFSTTAEVPYSKTSYRVDIVTWNQFLRWGVVTLRLHNGKNIIESRIDHKLMRFEQYTSTRLLAQFDEDLYPVQKISLRIATGNVIGPRYKIRLLRIRITPLEKPDRPLMCRYDIILEENAEVSFKPLPCN; encoded by the exons ATGTTACTGTGGTGTTTCCTTGGTTTGGTGAGCATCTTTATGCTTTGTAAAG GTCAGGACAGTGAATGTGACAACTTCACCGATCTGAATTTTCACGAATCGTTCATTGGGACCAGTCTGTACGTGCGGCTGCTTCTCTACACCCGCGCCAACCTAGACTGTGGTCATGAGATGCCCCACCATAACCTCACTCTAGAGCCCCTGTTCGATGTAAACAGACCAACAAAGTTTGTCATTCATGGGTACAGACCCACAGGTGCACCACCTATCTGGATCAACCATATCGTGCATCTGCTAGCAGCACAGGAGGATATGAACATACTGGTCGTGGACTGGAACAGAGGGGCGGCGAACCTCAACTACTTCACAGCTGTGGCCAACTCACATCACACAGCTGCCAATATCACAGGCTTCATAGAGAGCATGGAG aaaGAGGGAGCATCTCTCGACTCTATCCATCTGATTGGGGTCAGCCTGGGTGCACATGTGGCTGGTTTTATTGGTGCAATGCTAGGAGGAAGGGTGGGCAGAATCACAG GTCTAGACCCAGCTGGGCCAATGTTTGCAGGAGTTTCCCCTGAGGAACGACTTGATCCAACTGATGCCCAGTTTGTAGATGTGCTTCACACAGATATGAATT CATTTGGCCTCAGAGGAACTCATGGTCATATTGATTTCTATGCCAATGGAGGATTAGATCAGCCGGGCTGTCCCAGGACCATCTTCTCAG GGAAATCTTATTTTGTTTGTGATCACCAGAGGTCTGTTTTCCTGTACCTGTGTGCTTTGAATCACACCTGTAATCTCATGGCATACCCATGTTCCTCCTACACTGACTTCCTCAATGGCCAGTGTTTGCAATGCGAGACCTTCAAACCAGCTTCCTGCCCTGTTTTAG GTTATAACATGAGTCAATGGAGGGATACACTCCTGAGCTTGGGGCAAACGAGAGTCTTTTTCTCAACTACGGCAGAAGTCCCCTACAGCA agaCAAGCTACAGAGTGGACATTGTTACCTGGAACCAGTTTTTACGCTGGGGGGTGGTCACACTTCGACTGCACAATGGAAAAAATATAATAGAGTCCAGGATAGACCA CAAGCTAATGCGCTTCGAGCAGTATACGTCCACGCGACTACTGGCTCAGTTTGATGAGGATCTATACCCAGTTCAGAAAATCTCTTTACGGATCGCCACTGGGAATGTTATCGGACCACGTTATAAAATAAGGTTGCTCCGAATTCGTATAACACCATTGGAAAAGCCGGACAG GCCACTGATGTGTCGATATGACATTATTTTGGAGGAGAATGCTGAGGTGTCCTTTAAACCACTACCTTGTAACTAA
- the LOC129425710 gene encoding uncharacterized protein, whose amino-acid sequence MSRPRSRSPLYSRIPTLQGRRAVPFFDNQIHSIVPSDAWRNNVNVNKAESSAQWNNDSNQGEQHSVDHWAKFIDAIEHAQKREPLPMSTFHMQGDEERPPGSPRRLPRERLSSPDHPRFDMEKHYRTSGSPGWNRSDDQGRHEQILQQNQREAGDRSYTRHSEARGYDRTEYEFHNEERGNQYHERGSFSERSSKSDFREHRLSSERFAHVGQQNEYGEDQRGFSPRLAPVIVEHDHGISKHPPRERDPPRMSGRPRSRDPPRNRDPPRSRDPPRSGEAQRNREPQRDRRDQGHHAHTFQNRNDRVNTAPNSNFREEPRKHYSYGGENQVRDRSRHMDRSRVESHSRDLDARREREAVDINDIDLRTDRGRRERSYEWEHEGFREDNGRVREEEEVVPQRNQRSQYQRNPNTKAGPVSKMDFGEQETLKIKVDMSRPVRNSSYLGYSSDRQLSLDLVNVGRQRLDFLPMLEHSGTFKESAVHSGTFAQEIITLVHQVKENYFKGQGITLNERFADEQFYSLLDEFNEDEEEEETESFETTRNRPQAMPSSATQILCKIGAEPPQKRQLVPDPSDLRYDLERRRQERLEGVKITIAGSSFTQMAPESQGYERDYVSENLDQIDGDFEWSEQPSDNPRQWNVPRQRAPAAKRQNFNQRGNFNRNNRARGRRT is encoded by the exons ATGTCACGTCCGCGATCGAGATCTCCATTATATTCAAG AATACCAACGCTTCAGGGTAGAAGAGCAGTTCCATTCTTTGATAACCAGATACATTCAATAGTACCATCTGATGCATGGAGAAACAATGTAAATGTCAACAAAGCTGAAAGTAGCGCACAGTGGAACAATGATTCAAATCAGGGAGAACAGCACTCTGTTGATCACTGGGCCAAATTTATTGATGCCATAGAGCATGCGCAAAAAAGAGAGCCTTTGCCTATGTCCACATTTCACATGCAGGGTGATGAAGAAAGGCCACCCGGTTCTCCAAGGAGGCTGCCCAGGGAAAGGCTATCTTCCCCGGATCATCCTCGTTTTGATATGGAGAAGCATTACAGGACATCAGGATCACCAGGCTGGAACAGGAGTGATGACCAGGGCAGGCATGAGCAGATTTTACAGCAGAACCAAAGAGAAGCAGGAGACCGGTCTTACACAAGACATTCAGAAGCAAGAGGATACGACAGGACGGAATACGAATTTCATAATGAAGAACGTGGAAATCAGTATCACGAAAGAGGCTCATTTTCAGAGAG GTCATCAAAGTCAGATTTTAGGGAGCATCGCCTATCTTCTGAGAGATTTGCGCACGTGGGTCAGCAGAATGAATATGGTGAAGATCAAAGGGGCTTCAGCCCACGTCTTGCACCTGTTATTGTGGAGCATGATCATGGAATTTCAAAACATCCGCCAAGAGAACGAGATCCTCCAAGAATGAGTGGCCGTCCGAGGAGCAGGGATCCACCAAGGAACAGAGATCCACCAAGGAGCAGAGATCCACCTAGGAGCGGTGAGGCCCAGCGGAACCGGGAACCTCAACGAGATAGGAGAGATCAAGGTCATCATGCACATACATTTCAAAATCGAAATGACAGAGTAAACACGGCACCAAACAGTAACTTCCGAGAAGAACCAAGAAAGCACTACTCTTATGGAGGAGAAAATCAGGTGAGAGACAGATCAAGACACATGGATCGTTCAAGAGTGGAGTCACATTCGAGAGATTTGGATGCACGACGGGAAAGGGAGGCGGTCGATATAAATGATATTGATTTGCGAACAGACCGAGGTCGCAGAGAAAGGAGTTACGAATGGGAACATGAGGGATTTCGAGAAGATAATGGAAGAGTGAGGGAAGAAGAGGAAGTTGTTCCTCAAAGAAATCAAAGGAGTCAGTATCAAAGGAATCCAAACACTAAGGCTGGACCTGTGTCTAAAATGGATTTTGGCGAACAGGAGACCCTCAAGATCAAAGTGGACATGAGTCGACCCGTCAGGAATAGCAG CTATTTAGGATATTCTTCAGATAGGCAGTTATCACTGGACTTGGTCAATGTCGGTCGACAACGTCTCGACTTTCTGCCTATGCTGGAGCATTCGGGGACCTTTAAGGAATcagcagtgcattctgggacaTTTGCACAAGAGATCATCACACTTGTGCATCAGGTCAAAG AAAATTACTTTAAGGGACAAGGGATCACACTTAATGAGCGGTTTGCAGATGAACAGTTTTATTCACTTCTGGATGAGTTTAATGAAgatgaggaggaagaagaaACTGAAAGTTTTGAAACAACCAGAAATAG GCCACAGGCAATGCCTTCATCAGCAACACAGATCCTCTGTAAGATAGGCGCAGAGCCG CCTCAAAAACGACAGCTTGTCCCTGACCCTAGTGATCTCAGATATGACCTGGAGCGAAGAAGACAAGAGCGACTTGAGGGCGTAAAGATCACAATCGCTGGGAGCAGTTTTACTCAAATGGCTCCTGAGAG TCAAGGATATGAGCGTGACTATGTGAGCGAGAATCTTGACCAGATAGATGGAGACTTCGAATGGTCCGAACAGCCATCTGATAACCCCAGGCAGTGg AATGTTCCTCGGCAAAGAGCACCAGCAGCCAAAAGACAGAACTTCAATCAGAGGGGCAATTTCAATCGTAACAACAGAGCACGTGGACGGAGGACTTAg